AGCCAATGCCTCTGTTGGGTGCAAACGTGCGGCATTGCGAGCAGGGAAAAAGCCAAATCCCAATCCGATAAGCGCAGAGAAACTGCAAGCCAACACTAACGGCTGCCAAGTGAAAATCATGGTGAACGTCTGGGTTACCCACGAGAAAACCACCCCCGCCAGCGCCGAACCTGCAATACCGATCAACCCGCCGAGGGTACAAATCACCACCGCTTCAATCAGAAATTGCAGCATGATGTCGCTCTGGCGCGCGCCGACCGACAGCCGGATCCCGATTTCATGGGTACGTTCAGTCACCGAAACCAGCATGATATTCATCACCCCTACTCCGCCAACCAGCAGTGATATGGCGGCGATCGCTGTGATCAGCAACGTCATCGAATCAGAGGTTTTCTGAATCGCTTTGCTCATCTCGTCATTGCTCAGAATAAAGAAGTCACGCTGACCATGGGATTGATCCAATAGCGCCTCAACCTCACGCTGGACTGCATTTAGTTCGTAACCGTCACTGACGCGCACGGAGATCGATTCCAGCGGAGTTTCACCGGAAATACGTGCCGTCAATGAGGTATAAGGCATCCATGCATTCAGCAAGCCGCCAAATTGCATGCCTGATCGTTTGGCGATGCCAATAACGCGTAATGGGATGCCATCGAGCTGCACAATCTCGCCAATCGGGTTCTCTTCACCCACAAACAACGTGCTACTGAGTTCAGGTTGCAGAATAATCACCGGCTCATTGTTGCTGACATGGCTTGGGGTTAATCCCTCCCCTTGGATAAAGTTCAGCCCTTGCGCGCGGAAATAACCGCTGCTGACCCCCGCCAGATTGACCATCACTTTCTTATCACCGCGTACTGCGGTCACCATTCTGCTGACCACCGGCGACAGGCTGTCGGTATAGGGTTGCTGGCTCAGCAGCGCCACATCGGCCTGCGTGAGTGAGCGTTCAAAATCAGGGCGCGGTTTATCCCAACCCAACCCAGGGCGAATATCCAGCGTGCTGGTGCCAAGCTGACTGATTTCACTGAGGATTTGTTGACGTGCGCCCTCGCCTACCGCCATGGATGACACCACCGATGAGATGCCGATAATAATGCCGAGCATGGAGAGAAACGCGCGAATACGGTGCCCGAGCAGTGAGCGCCAAGCCATTTTGATGGCCTCTTTGACGCTCAACCACCAGTGTGGGCGGCCAGTCGCCACGGTGGCCGGTAATGCGGCATGTACCGCAGCCACCTCAGCGAGGTCGTTATGACGATCAGCGACAATCTCGCCGTCGCTGATTTCAATAATACGCTGCGCCTGATTGGCGATTTTGCGGTCGTGGGTGACGATGATAATGGTGTGACCGGACTGATGCAGGCCATGCAAGATCCCCATCAGCTCTTGCCCACTGGCGCTATCCAAAGCACCGGTCGGTTCGTCGGCCAAAATAATGCCTGCGCCATTCATCAGGGCACGAGCGATACTCACCCGCTGTTGCTGCCCACCGGATAACTGCGCCGGTCGGTGCAACAAATGCTGGCTCAGCCCCAAACGGCGCAACAGGTAAGTGGCGCGTTCTTGGCGTTCGGTGGCGCTCATGGCGGTATAGAGTGCCGGGATCACCACATTCTCGGTGGCCGATAAGTACGGCATTAAATGGTAGCGCTGAAAAATAAAACCGATGTACTGGCTTCTTAATTGCGCCAGTTGTTCGCTATTGGCTTCGCGCGTGGGGATGTGATGAATCGACATCTCACCTTGCGTCGGTTTATCCAAACAGCCAATGATGTTCATGAGTGTCGATTTACCGGAACCTGATGCTCCGATAATCGCCACCATCTCACCGCTGCGAATCGACAGTGAAATGTTCTTGAGTACCGCGACCGACTGCGTACCGGAGGCAAAGTGGCGATATATTCCCTTCAGCTCGATCAATGGAGGCGAATCGGCCTGAAGCGCATTATGGCTCATGCTTCACTCCCGATGGTGCGCCCATCAGCACCACCTGATCACCTTGATCCAGCCCCGCTTTGACTTCGGCATATTGCCCATTGCGCAGGCCCAACAATACCCAGCGCGTGGCGGTCTGATTGCCGTTGATCACCTGCACCTGATAGCGTTGATCCGGCTGCTGTTTCCCCAGCGCAGACAACGGGACTCGCAACACATTTTTGGCCTGTGCGGTAATGATAAACACTTGCGCGGTCATCGAGGTCCGTAACAGCCGCTCGCGGTTAGCGATGTTGAACATGCCGTTGTAATAGATAGCGGAGGATTGTTGGTTGGCCTGCTGCCCGCTAATCTCTTCACGCAAGCTCTCGGCTGACGCTTCTTGGATGGCATCCATTTGGCTTTCGTAGCGGCGCTCAGGATCAGCCACCACGTAGAACCATAACGGCTGGCCCACGCTGACTTTGAGGATATCGGTTTCAGAAATACGCGTGTTCACCGTCATGGTATCGACATTGGCCAAGACTAAAATGGTCGGCGCAGTCTGTGAGGAAACAATGGTTTGCCCCTCTTTGGTCACGATGCCCAACACCTCACCGTCAATCGGTGCCATGATGCGGGTAAAGCCCAGATTGGCTTTTGCCGTCTCTAATGCCATCTGGCTCTGCACGATTAAGGCTTCGTTAACCCGCAACTGCGCGACTTGGCTGTCGTATTGAGCTTGCGCTTTTTCTAACGTGCTCTGCACACCTGAGCGTTCTTTGGCTAAGGTTTGCTGACGACGAAGCTCCAGTAAATATTGGCGTAGCAATGCCTGCGCGGCTTGTTTCTGCGCTTGCGCACTCTCTAGCTCCGCTTCGGTTTTACGTAATTCGGTTTGTTGTAACGTGGGATCAATTTCCGCCAGCAATTGGCCTCGGGTCACCCTGTCACCTTGCTTGACGTATAGCTTGGTGAGCTGCCCGTTGACCTGCGCACCGACATTGACCTGCAATGACGGTTTTAAGCTGCCAGTCGCCATGACCGTTCTTTCGATATCACCACGACCGATGGTTTCGGTTAACGGTGGCGCATCCTGCTGGCTATCCGATAGCCACAAGGCCATACCAATACCCGCCACAATGAGCAGGGCAAGCAGCAGAAACAGTGAGATACGGCGCGTTTTTTTCGTCATGTTAATACGCATCAGTTAACCGCCACGGGTGTCAGGTGGTTTGCGGCCAAGGGTTGAGCAAAACGCACTATTTGACCGTCGTCGTTCAAGCGGAAAACACGGTCAAACATCGACAGTACCGTTTCGCTGTGCGTCACGGTGATCAGCGTTTTTTGGTGTTCGCGGCAATGGGACACGATGGTCTGCATGACCTGATGGGCAGTGTCTTCATCCAGATTGGCTGTGGGTTCATCCAACACCAATACCGGACAATCGCTGTACATCGCGCGCGCCAGTAATAACCGTTGGCGTTGCCCTAAAGAGAGCGCCGCATGGCTTTCACGTACCAACGCACTGAGGCCGCCCGGTAACTTATCGATAACGGAAGCTAGTTGCAGACCTTGCAGTGAGCGTTCAATCCGCAGGCGTTTGTCCGCATCCATATGCCCATCAAACAGCGTGATATTGTTCAAGACGGAGGCGTTGAATAGAATGTCTTCCTGACTTTGCAGGAAGAACAGCGCATGGGCCTGCTGAAAATCAACGGGCTCGCCATCAACCAATACCTGCCCTTCCTGCGGTGGCATCAACCCAGCCATCACTTTGAGCAAAGTGCTTTTTCCTGCGCCCGATTCACCCATGATCGCCACACTCTGCCCGCGCATCAGCGATAGCGATAAATCCCGTAATACCGGCTGGCTGGCATCATAAGCAAAGCGGATGTGCTGATAGTCCAATTGGCGCGTAAACGCCGGTACCTTGGGCGGTATCGACGAGTGGTTTTCAGGCGGCGTAGGTTGCTCCGCGGGGAACAAGTCACGAGCGCGGATATCAATCACGTGTAGTTGGTTTTTCTGGATGATCGCAAAGAAAATTTTGGTGATGTACGAGGTGAAAATTTCGCGCACAAAGCTGTAAGCGAAAAACTCACCCAAGCTCAGGGTGCCTTGTTTAAGCAGTGGCAACGCCAACAGCATAAAGAACACCATTTCCAAGCTGCCAATCAATTGATACAGGCTGTTTTTGACCTGATCGTAGATCTTTTTCTTCTGTAATACGCTGAACAAGGACAGCGCTAATGCGGCAAATACCCCTTGGCGTTGGCTGGCTAAACCGGCAGATTTAATGGTCGAAAAACCCTGAATGGTTTCCAAAATAAAATCACTTTGCTCAGCGCCTTTAACCTGCAACTGCTGGGTGTAATAACGGTCGCGATAGATGGCCCAAATACTGATCAGGCCCATCAACATTACGCCAATGGCCGACACCATCGCCAGCAACGGGCTCATATAGCACATCACCGCTAACGCAATAGCGCCGATGATCCAGTCGGTGCGTAGGCCGTTATCCAATTCAATTTTTTGTGTGGCCGCCATCTGCCAGTTAGAGAAACGACTGAAGATGTCGCCGGGCGCGCGCTTGTCGAAGAAATTGAGCGAATGACTGAGCAAACGGGAGAAACCCGCCACACTCTTGAGCACCACAAAGTGTTTGATGTAGCGCTCGGTGATATAGCGTACGCAGAACGCTAATGACGTCGACACCACAAAGGCCAACAAGAAATAGAAGTAGGGGAAGTCTTTATCGCCAGCTGACGAAAACACGTCATTAATGGCGCTGCTAACCATGGTTGGCATAATAAACAGCGTCAGCGAGATTAAAAACGCCAGCGTCATCAGCCAGTAGATGCCACGAACACTTGCCGTCTCTTTCAGACTCATGCAGTCGAGTGCGCTGTGCCGTTTGCTGCGCTCCATCTTTTTGACCGCTTCAGGATCAGCGGGCGTTTCCGAGTCCAGCACCAGTGCATAACCGCTGATATCCGCTTTTAAGGCATCCATCGGTAATAGCTGCTGCCCGATGGCAGGATTCATCACGCAAACGTAGTTACCTTGGCGATAAGCCAGCAGCACATAGTGGCTCGCGCCGTAATGCAAGATGGCAGGCAGCGGAATGGCCGACAGTTCTTGATGCTCAAAGACCACCGGATAGGCTGGAATGGCCAATTCGGAGAGAATAGTGCACAGCGTCGCCAGTGAAGTGCCATGTTGTGAGGCAGGATAACGCTCCCGCAAGCTTTCCAACGGCGCGTTGATGCCTTGCGTTTGTGCCAGCATCGAAATGCAGGCCAAGCCGCACTCATTGGTTTCGCTTTGAAAAACTTGGGTTGGGATTATCGTTTCCATTTTCTACACTTCTTTATGAGTGACATTATTCATTAATAAAAAACAGTGAATGTGAGTGCCATAACAGCCAATCTTGTGGGTGCTGCGTCATTGACGTTTCGATCAATTCAGGTAATTTCTTTTTCACTTCCCGTGCGCTAAGCGCCGGATAGATATGAATTTTTATTTCTTTGTCGTAATACAGGTAATAAAAAACTACCTGAGCTGATAGCGCTCTGGCCATGCGGATAATGCCGCTGTGTAAATTGGCGGGGCGGTTAAACAGCTGACAAGACATTTTGGCGGTCTCAGCCATCCGGTTATTGACGGTGTAATCCGGCGTAATGTCAGGAAAAACCATCATGTTTCGCTTATGGTCAGCCGTTTCCATAATGGCATCCATCAGGTTACCGGCGATTGCGCGGCTATCGGCATGAATGGAGCAATAAGAGATATTTACGCCACCCATTTGGCGCGCCTGTTCTTCATAGGCTTCAGCACTGGCCGAGACCACCACCGTCGCTTGCCCCGGATAAACCCCTGCCCCCACCATGCCAGCAAGCACATCAGACACCATATGCAGCGGGGCTAAAATCACGGGGGAGCCGGCATCATGCAATGCTTTGACGTGGCTATCTAACTGCTGAGTGCAACTCGCTAACTGCGCTAAAACCTGCTTGTTTTGCCCATAAGTGGCGGCCAACTCCAAGATTTGACGCCGTTGAGCGGTACGAATGAAATCCCGAGCCGAAGGGCTTTTCTGTCCGGCGAGCAAACTTTTATGCCCAACTAGCAAACTTTTATGGCCAACTAGCAAACACTGGCTATTCGCGGCGGCCACGCGCGCCAGATTTTTCTGCTGCCGCGCCGTTAAGCCGAAAGCTCGGCGCAAGGCACCGAGCATCAAGAGAAAGCGGTAATCACCGTGACGTAATAACCAAATAGCCAGTTGGGCCTGCCAGCGAGCGAACACTCGCCCACGAAAAGCCAGCTTATCCAGCTGGTTTTTCCAAGCAAAATAGCCCCATACCGCTAGCAGTCTCATTACTTCTCCAGCGCCTTATCGTGCTCAAGTAACGACAGCAGATGATCGGAGAACGCTGAGAACTCTCTGTCCTGCAAAGCGATCCATTTCTTGCCGACAATAAAGGTTGGGGTGGCATCCACTTTGTAATGCGCTGTCACTGCCTTCATATACTCGAGCAGCGCTTTCACTTCTGCAGACTGGCTAACCTGCTGATATTTCGCAACATCAATGCCATTGGCTTTTAACCAAGTCTCAAGCTGGCCCTGATCGCTCAGGTCAATGTTTTCTTCGAGCACCGCCTTGTAGGCACTTTGACGATGCTGTGATTCAATGCCCATTACCGATAAGGTGGCAAACATCGGTGCGAAGCGGCCCAACCCAGAAGTTTTATCACTGCTGATATGCAAGCGAACGAAGCGGCTGCCCTCTGGCATGCGCTTTTCTAAATTGGCGATATTTTCTTCATTGATGGAGCAGTAATGGCAGCCATAGGAGAAAATTTCGATAATCGTTTTGTCGTCTTTAATCGGGCTGTTAGCAACTTCACTGTCGCTAAGAGAAAACAGGGTTTCTTGTTCATCTTGAGCAAACACAAAGTATTGGTAATAAGCTGTTGTTATCAATGCAGAAATAATGATAACCACCAGTGTATAGCCGATAAAGAATCCCTTATTTCTAATTATGCTGTTTTTGATCGACAATTCGTTTTTTATAGACATAAAGGTGTATTCACTTCCAAGGTTAAATAAAGACATAAACAGCGATAAAATCACATTTATGTCGGTTAAAATCTGTATTCATTAACATTAAATTAATGCGAAAATTCTCAAATTTTAAGATTTGTCGGCACATTAATAAAATCAATAAGACAAGCACAGTCAACTACCCTGTGCTTGCCAAAGGTATCGTTAAATATCAATAAAAATTAACGATAACTTTCACGACAACTTATTTGCAGTTAGCAACGTTAGCTGGCGCAGTTGAAGTGCTAGTCACTTTACCGTGCTTATCAGTACAAGTTGTCACTGCTTGGCAAGTTAAAGTGGTGCTACCGGTCAGCCACTGATAAGTATCTTTACAAGTTACACCAGTACCGCCAACGATTGTATTGGCATCAGCCATGTTCATCTTTTTCATGAAAAAATCCTTAAAGAAAAAATAAAGTTAATTACAGCCTATTATTTAATAGCCCAGTGAAGTGCGCGTTTTTAGTTATAATTTAAATATTAACAATCAACCTAAAAACACTGCAATTTTATACTATACAAGCACAACAAATTACAACCAAAATAACATTTATTTATTTTCAATAACAACAACAAATAAATGCCGCGAGCGTTCCCTGCTATATTTAAATAACAGTAAAACATCTCACATAATGAATATAAAAATAGCATCTTAATTCACTATCTTATATTCATAGTTATCATGCACTAAAATAATTAGTGCATATTATTCTTATTTATAGATATGTCATAATCACAACTCCGCTACCACCGAATGTGCCGGTGCTTGGTAAACCTATCGTATGAAGCGTTGATTCAATCTGGAATGAAGTATTCCCCACACCTGCCGTCACAGTGACACCATTGGATAAGTCTTGCCCTGATGTTTTCAAGGTCGATGTGAGGTTACCGCTTTGCCCTAAGTCGATATTTTTACCACCGACCAGCGTTAATATCACCGATGTTCT
The window above is part of the Yersinia massiliensis genome. Proteins encoded here:
- a CDS encoding efflux RND transporter periplasmic adaptor subunit, producing MRINMTKKTRRISLFLLLALLIVAGIGMALWLSDSQQDAPPLTETIGRGDIERTVMATGSLKPSLQVNVGAQVNGQLTKLYVKQGDRVTRGQLLAEIDPTLQQTELRKTEAELESAQAQKQAAQALLRQYLLELRRQQTLAKERSGVQSTLEKAQAQYDSQVAQLRVNEALIVQSQMALETAKANLGFTRIMAPIDGEVLGIVTKEGQTIVSSQTAPTILVLANVDTMTVNTRISETDILKVSVGQPLWFYVVADPERRYESQMDAIQEASAESLREEISGQQANQQSSAIYYNGMFNIANRERLLRTSMTAQVFIITAQAKNVLRVPLSALGKQQPDQRYQVQVINGNQTATRWVLLGLRNGQYAEVKAGLDQGDQVVLMGAPSGVKHEP
- a CDS encoding ABC transporter: MRLLAVWGYFAWKNQLDKLAFRGRVFARWQAQLAIWLLRHGDYRFLLMLGALRRAFGLTARQQKNLARVAAANSQCLLVGHKSLLVGHKSLLAGQKSPSARDFIRTAQRRQILELAATYGQNKQVLAQLASCTQQLDSHVKALHDAGSPVILAPLHMVSDVLAGMVGAGVYPGQATVVVSASAEAYEEQARQMGGVNISYCSIHADSRAIAGNLMDAIMETADHKRNMMVFPDITPDYTVNNRMAETAKMSCQLFNRPANLHSGIIRMARALSAQVVFYYLYYDKEIKIHIYPALSAREVKKKLPELIETSMTQHPQDWLLWHSHSLFFINE
- a CDS encoding ABC transporter permease, which produces MSHNALQADSPPLIELKGIYRHFASGTQSVAVLKNISLSIRSGEMVAIIGASGSGKSTLMNIIGCLDKPTQGEMSIHHIPTREANSEQLAQLRSQYIGFIFQRYHLMPYLSATENVVIPALYTAMSATERQERATYLLRRLGLSQHLLHRPAQLSGGQQQRVSIARALMNGAGIILADEPTGALDSASGQELMGILHGLHQSGHTIIIVTHDRKIANQAQRIIEISDGEIVADRHNDLAEVAAVHAALPATVATGRPHWWLSVKEAIKMAWRSLLGHRIRAFLSMLGIIIGISSVVSSMAVGEGARQQILSEISQLGTSTLDIRPGLGWDKPRPDFERSLTQADVALLSQQPYTDSLSPVVSRMVTAVRGDKKVMVNLAGVSSGYFRAQGLNFIQGEGLTPSHVSNNEPVIILQPELSSTLFVGEENPIGEIVQLDGIPLRVIGIAKRSGMQFGGLLNAWMPYTSLTARISGETPLESISVRVSDGYELNAVQREVEALLDQSHGQRDFFILSNDEMSKAIQKTSDSMTLLITAIAAISLLVGGVGVMNIMLVSVTERTHEIGIRLSVGARQSDIMLQFLIEAVVICTLGGLIGIAGSALAGVVFSWVTQTFTMIFTWQPLVLACSFSALIGLGFGFFPARNAARLHPTEALARE
- a CDS encoding peptidase domain-containing ABC transporter, whose protein sequence is METIIPTQVFQSETNECGLACISMLAQTQGINAPLESLRERYPASQHGTSLATLCTILSELAIPAYPVVFEHQELSAIPLPAILHYGASHYVLLAYRQGNYVCVMNPAIGQQLLPMDALKADISGYALVLDSETPADPEAVKKMERSKRHSALDCMSLKETASVRGIYWLMTLAFLISLTLFIMPTMVSSAINDVFSSAGDKDFPYFYFLLAFVVSTSLAFCVRYITERYIKHFVVLKSVAGFSRLLSHSLNFFDKRAPGDIFSRFSNWQMAATQKIELDNGLRTDWIIGAIALAVMCYMSPLLAMVSAIGVMLMGLISIWAIYRDRYYTQQLQVKGAEQSDFILETIQGFSTIKSAGLASQRQGVFAALALSLFSVLQKKKIYDQVKNSLYQLIGSLEMVFFMLLALPLLKQGTLSLGEFFAYSFVREIFTSYITKIFFAIIQKNQLHVIDIRARDLFPAEQPTPPENHSSIPPKVPAFTRQLDYQHIRFAYDASQPVLRDLSLSLMRGQSVAIMGESGAGKSTLLKVMAGLMPPQEGQVLVDGEPVDFQQAHALFFLQSQEDILFNASVLNNITLFDGHMDADKRLRIERSLQGLQLASVIDKLPGGLSALVRESHAALSLGQRQRLLLARAMYSDCPVLVLDEPTANLDEDTAHQVMQTIVSHCREHQKTLITVTHSETVLSMFDRVFRLNDDGQIVRFAQPLAANHLTPVAVN
- a CDS encoding DUF4762 family protein translates to MKKMNMADANTIVGGTGVTCKDTYQWLTGSTTLTCQAVTTCTDKHGKVTSTSTAPANVANCK
- a CDS encoding DsbA family protein, translating into MVIIISALITTAYYQYFVFAQDEQETLFSLSDSEVANSPIKDDKTIIEIFSYGCHYCSINEENIANLEKRMPEGSRFVRLHISSDKTSGLGRFAPMFATLSVMGIESQHRQSAYKAVLEENIDLSDQGQLETWLKANGIDVAKYQQVSQSAEVKALLEYMKAVTAHYKVDATPTFIVGKKWIALQDREFSAFSDHLLSLLEHDKALEK